The Pogona vitticeps strain Pit_001003342236 chromosome 7, PviZW2.1, whole genome shotgun sequence genome segment CCCAGTTTTCACCCGATTCATGCCATCCCACCGGCCtcgaaggaaggcaggaagaacCCTTGGGCCTGATCCACCCCCGAAGGCCACCCCTTTGGTACTTTACAACTTACTGGTCCCGGTTCGGGGGTTTCCGGAGCTGATCCGCAGCCACGCGGGAGGAGAAGTTGATGAACTGCATGACGTTCTCGTAGTAGAGGTCGGGCGTGGCCTCgtactgccaaaaaaaaaaaaaggaaaggaaaagcaaaacgGTCAGAATCGGGgttgtggggaagggggggacGTCTCGGCCGAGGTGGGGCAGCCCCTCCCGAAGCCCCTCCTGCTTCAACTCACATCGTTAAACACTTTGTCCAGCTCTTTGGGGTCCATGATGAACTTGGGGTACCCAATCAAGTCGTAGATGGCGTTGGCTTTCTCTCTGGCGGAATGCCGGGTCTCCTCGTCCATCCACTCCTGCTGGTCCAAGCTCTCCTCAAAAGCCTTCTTGATCTCCCAAATCATCTCCTCGGCCTGGCAAGAAAAGCCTCGTGAAGGAAGCCACCCCCCAGGAGAGGGGAGGTCAGGGAGGGCGGGCGTGCCTGGCAAAGCCACTAGGGTGGGGAAGAGCAGGACACCCCAGAAAGAGGGGCAGTGTGGCACCTGGAGATTCCCAAGCCCCTGCCCTCCAGGGAGCCCCGAAAACCCGTTCAGCAACCATGGGGCGGTCTCTTTATCCTACCCCTGGccggcctacctcacagggttgtggtggtggtgaggagatGAACCCATCAAGATGGGCTCAAGTCCCCGTCCTGCCTCTGCCTCCGAGCGGtcagctgcctgaggaggcaggggaccCACCAGCAGCCCAGGCTCCTGCCCCGACCGGAGCGCCCCCAGAGGTGAAGGACAAAAGAGAAGTGGCATGGCCAGcccagggatgggggggggagggtttgggagAATGGTGCCTCCTGAGCTACTTTGCATGGAGGGGCCGGGAGTGATTCGGGCCCATCTTGACCCAGTGAGGAGCTCCCCGGAGCGAAGGGGAGGCCGGAGGGAGAGACACAAAGCAGACTCATCCCATCATGGttgatttggggtggggtggggctttgCTGAGCACAAGAAGCCAGACCGAAAGCATGGTTTGGAGGATCCACACACCCCTGGCCGGGAGGAAAGAATCTCGCCCTCAGGCCCCTCGGGGGAGCGGGGGGGACACACACGCCGTGCAGGGAAAAGGGCCGAGAGTCGGCACTTACGACCGCCTTGCTATCTTCGGCAAACGTGGCCTTCACAAACATCGCGCCCAGAGCAAAACCCAGGTTAATGTCCGTGTCGGTGATGCAGTATTTCCAGCGCGGCAAGCAGGTCTGCGGAAGAACAGGACGGGTGTTTGGAACGTTTTGACCTGCATGGCTCTGGCGGGAGGCGCGCAGCCCCCACCCCTGCGGCAGGTTGCTTCGCCGTCCTCTTCCGACCTCCCCATCCGGCCGTCCCAGGCAGCGAGGCCTCCGCGCGTCTTCTCTCCTCACCTTCTTTGAGCCGTACATGATCTCCATGAACTTCTCCTCTGCATCTTGGAAGCGCTGGTCCAGAAGGGTGGCTCCTTTCCGCACCAGGTGCCAGATCATGTAGTTGTGCAAGATCCTGGAGGGGCGAAGAGAACGGGGAACCCTCagcccctctctcctcctctgctctgAGCCAGATCACTTGGGGGCGTGGGGGAGTACGGGGGGGGTGCGGAGAGAGACAGAAATGACCAAGAGGCAGGCAGGCCATCCTGCCACTGCTGGGCCCTTGGTTCAAGGTGGGCCCCAACCTTCCCGCTGCCACTGCCGCCGCTCACCGCTTGTCTGTCTGGAGGATGAGGGAGGAGACCTGCTCCAGATACTCTCTGGCATAGACCACCACGGGCTCCGACTCGTTGATCTCCGTGGGGGAGAAGAAGGCCTCGAGGAGGGGCATCCAGTCCACTGCAGGGGCCAGGCtcttttggaggaggaggaggaggaggaggaggaggaggaggaaggccggaAAGGAACAGAAACCACACCAAGTCATCTCCTCTCTACCCCAGCCCAAGGGGGCAGCAGGGGTGGGGATCAaggtaaatgcaaacagagagTGAGCGGGAGTTCTCTGGATATCTCCGAAGCTCCCCCTCCCCAAGAGTCTGCACAGAGAGTCCACCCGGACCCTTTCAGTGATGCCCACACCCCTCTCCGCATAAAACCGAAGACAGCCTGGTGATTCCCTCTCTGCACGCCCCCCCCACATGTCCCGTCACAAAAGTGTGTACGCGCACGGGTCCGGCCCTCTTTCCCTTGCTCACCTTGAGCTCCCCGGCCGTGGTCTTGTGGTAGATGGACTCCTCGTCCCTCCGCTTCTCCTGCGGGATGGTGAGGTTGGCCAGGGAGGTCTCAAAGTCCAGGATCTCTTGCATCTGCTGCCGCGTGGAGGCCTCGTCCCGCCCGCCCACCAGCATCCCCAGCTGGACCATGTAGTCCAGGTAACCGGCAAGCACCTGCGTCGCCCCCCACGGGAAGAAGAGGACGAAGACTCGGGTTAGCAGCCTCGTTTCAGACGCGGGCAAGGGATGCAGCCGACGGGCAGGGAGGGGGGCCGTCCGCCCACACCACGGCCGGGAGGGACAGAAGAGGTCTTCAGGAGAGCCGAGGCTCTGGACAGAAACCCTCCCCCGGTTTTCGCTGACGGGCATCCTGTTGGCCCCGCTCCACGGCCTCAGCCACAGGCTTCTACCTTTAATTTCCCTCCCCCCACATCCCGCCTCCCCCCCCGGTTCCAAGGCTCCCCGGGGTTCCCTTTCCAgcaggggaagcctttggggtCCCCTCAGGAGGCCTGCGGGCGGAGAGATTCGTGTCCAAGAACCGCCACCACCCCTGGCCCCGGATTCGGTTCAAGAAAATCCCGGCAGGTCCAGGGTCCTGAGCCGGCGTTTGCGGCTGGAGCCGATGCCAGGAGACCTGGCCAAGCTCTCCGGCCTGCTGCCATGAGGAAGGGGCCCGAGACCCCgaccccccctttcctttcctttttcctttcctttcctttcctttcctttcctttccagagcTACATGATCTGTACATGAAACGAGGCTCCAAGCAGGAGCTGAGCATTTTACCTTCTCGTTCTGCGTCTTGTTGAGATAATAGTCTCTGGAAGGGAGGCCCAATCCTGACTGATCCACCTGGGGAAAGAGAAATGggaacagaaagggaagaagCCACAGCACTCAGGctgaggaagggaggggagaatcGTTGGGCCTTCAAAAGGCAATCCATGAGTCTCCCTGGTCATAAATCCATCCCTCCAATTTCCTGTCAGGTGAACACCGACCTGCGGCTTCTCTCCCCCTCGCGCCCTCTCCCCACAGGCCTGCGCCTGCGAGGGCCTCCTCCACCCACCTGGATGATGTTGCTGCTGGAATTCTTGGAGTTGGCGCCCACATAGATGGAGAAGAACGGGGCGATGTGATGATGGGCGTGGACCTCCAGCAGTGTCTCATTGAAGTCCCTCTCGGTCCAAGAGCCGCTGATGTTCCAGCCACCCAGctagaggaaggaggggaaagccaCACAAATCAGCGGGCGCATGCACAAAGCAATCAGTCCAgtccacacaaacacacccctccACTGGTCACCTCAGGAGACAAGCAGACCGTGTCCAAGGGGGGGGGCAAACGACAGCAGAACCCCCCCTGAATCCatgggctttttttccccaggagaaCAGAGTCCTCTTTTGCAAGAAACCACCTTCTCTCCTTTCAGGGCTCTTGGTTCTCAAAAGGCGAGTTACTGCACAGCTGCATTTTGCACGAATTACAGAGACTCTTGGGGGGGGTGTTTGGAGAGGGGCCAGGAgaaaggaccgggggggggctgCTTCTCCAGCTCTCATTTTTCAGGCCATGAACGAAGAACTTAGCAAGCACTCTTGACATTCCTAGCAAGAGTGCTTGGAAATTCACACAAGTCCAAACACCGGCTTCCTCTTAgcctttcaagaagaagaagaaaaaacccgtTTTGCCCACTCTCCGTGGCGCCAAGAGCAACAGGGCTCGGCTCCGAGCAGCGGAGGCCTCATACCTTCTGGATCCGGTCCGTCAGGGGCTTGGCCTTCAGCTCCTCAATCTTGGTCTCGTTCATGCAGGACTGGTAGTAGTGCTGCGCTTTCCGCTCTGCCTCGCTCGACATGACGGCCGTGGTGTTCTCTGCAAGGAAAGGGTTGGGAAGACTCTGCCACGGCTTCTCTAGCCAGAAACCATCTGCCTGTTCCCGGTCTCTCCGGGaggtcccttttaaaaaagcaaccggGCCCCTCAGCCACCACGGACTGGATTGAATGATTTTTAATGTGAAGTGAGCCACTGCCGTCATTCACATAAAACAAGAGCAAAACAAAGTCACAGAGGAGGTTTCGTGGCTCAGTGGAGACGTGAATCTGAACCCGCCCTGACCCTCTACAACCACTCCACCACACTGCCTCTCCCGCGTATGGTCTTCCCAGGCGTAAATCCCACGTTCCCTCTGCAAAGGGTGCTTTGGGCAGCTCAGAATGACAACGctgaaatataaacaaaatatgaCCTACAAAGAGGACAAGCACCCTTGCAGTTCAGCCACagtggataataataataataatttattgtcattgtaagtatatgcacatacaacgaaattcacagacaccctgGATAAAAGCCCAGCTGGTCACCCTGGAGCAGAACCCCTTGGCCTGAATCAGACAAGCACAGagatacagacagacagaaagacagacagaaagacagagacagagagagagagagagagagagagagagagagagaattgaaggtctttttttgggggggggagggctacaAAGGTCCAGCCTCTGCTGCCCACATTCCTGCTTGCCACGTGGGTTGGCGggaagggggggcggggagggggggaaggggtttCCCCTCCTCCCAAGAACACTGGCCAAGCTCCATCAGAAACACTCATTTCCAAACACTCAGCTtctgaatttggggggggggggcaaaggggggGAGGGCCTCTGGCTTTTGTGCGCCTTCCTGCCCGGGAGGCAGAACCGGAGGCTCGTTCAGGCTTTCTGCCAGGCAGCTACTGGACTGTCCTTTGGGGAAGGGTCCCAAACTgagacaaaagagagaaagaaaaggaaacagagagagagacttgtgCAGACATACAGGAAGACCAAACATCGCTTGGAAAAGCCAGATAAGGCAAACAAAAGGGCCCCCCTCCCCGTAGCCATGGAGACCCCGCCTGCTCCCCCTCGGCTGGCAGGGAGGAAGGCCAACGGGAGAGCAAACCAGTACCCAACCTGTTGCAGGCAGGGGATGGGGCAGGAGCAGTGCCCACAGAAAGCGGCACCGGGCGCAAGGCTGAGAAGAGTAAAGGCGGTGGGAGAGGGTGGACGAAGAGCAATCCGGGGTTCCCTGGGCAGGTCCCTTTGTCTGCAGACCCAGAAGGGAAAGCCAGCGTTCGCAAGGCAGCCGGGCCATCTCACCGGCAGCCGGGTGCGGGATTTGAGGACGAGGGTGGTTTATTGGACGTGATGCCAACGGGGAAAGGAGAAGGCCACCCCTGGGGGAGAACACCCACCGGGCGAGCCTCCTGCCGGTCCTCCGGCAGCCCTGAGGGAGAGGTGCAGCCAGAGGGTActgggggtggtgggtgggggtggtCCCCCCCGTACCCTAACcctgcctcctccccccctccccgccttacccAGCAGGTGCTTGAGGATGCCCTGGTTGTGCTCCCACAGCTTGCTGAAGGTGCCCCAGCGGGAGTGGCCGTCCGGGATGGGGTTGGCCTGGACCCAGCCTCCACAGGCGTAGGCGAAGAAGTCCTCGCAGGGGTCCACGTTCCGGTTCAGCGAGCTCAGGATGGAGCTGGTCACCGAGATGCAGGACTCGGTCAAGCATggccctgcagcagcagcagtgagggGGGGGCGTGCGTCAGGGCGGGCCGGCAGGCGCTGCAAGAAGGCaggcacccacacacacacacacacacacacacacacaca includes the following:
- the ECE1 gene encoding endothelin-converting enzyme 1 isoform X2 — its product is MMSTYKRATLDEEALVDSMDGDLDSNRIQVNFRGSRGSKNCWAKRTPVEKRLAGLAGLLLAGLLACIVFLLVQFQNRPCLTESCISVTSSILSSLNRNVDPCEDFFAYACGGWVQANPIPDGHSRWGTFSKLWEHNQGILKHLLENTTAVMSSEAERKAQHYYQSCMNETKIEELKAKPLTDRIQKLGGWNISGSWTERDFNETLLEVHAHHHIAPFFSIYVGANSKNSSSNIIQVDQSGLGLPSRDYYLNKTQNEKVLAGYLDYMVQLGMLVGGRDEASTRQQMQEILDFETSLANLTIPQEKRRDEESIYHKTTAGELKSLAPAVDWMPLLEAFFSPTEINESEPVVVYAREYLEQVSSLILQTDKRILHNYMIWHLVRKGATLLDQRFQDAEEKFMEIMYGSKKTCLPRWKYCITDTDINLGFALGAMFVKATFAEDSKAVAEEMIWEIKKAFEESLDQQEWMDEETRHSAREKANAIYDLIGYPKFIMDPKELDKVFNDYEATPDLYYENVMQFINFSSRVAADQLRKPPNRDQWSMTPPTVNAYYSPTKNVIVFPAGILQSPFYTRNYPRALNFGGIGVVVGHELTHAFDDQGREYDKDGNLRPWWKNSSVEAFKQRAECMIEQYSNYSIHGEAINGRHTLGENIADNGGLKAAYRAYQNWVRKNGAERTLPALGLTNDQLFFIGFAQVWCSVRTPESSHEGLVTDSHSPSRFRVIGTVSNSREFSEHFQCPPGSPMNPLQKCEVW
- the ECE1 gene encoding endothelin-converting enzyme 1 isoform X3; this encodes MSTYKRATLDEEALVDSMDGDLDSNRIQVNFRGSRGSKNCWAKRTPVEKRLAGLAGLLLAGLLACIVFLLVQFQNRPCLTESCISVTSSILSSLNRNVDPCEDFFAYACGGWVQANPIPDGHSRWGTFSKLWEHNQGILKHLLENTTAVMSSEAERKAQHYYQSCMNETKIEELKAKPLTDRIQKLGGWNISGSWTERDFNETLLEVHAHHHIAPFFSIYVGANSKNSSSNIIQVDQSGLGLPSRDYYLNKTQNEKVLAGYLDYMVQLGMLVGGRDEASTRQQMQEILDFETSLANLTIPQEKRRDEESIYHKTTAGELKSLAPAVDWMPLLEAFFSPTEINESEPVVVYAREYLEQVSSLILQTDKRILHNYMIWHLVRKGATLLDQRFQDAEEKFMEIMYGSKKTCLPRWKYCITDTDINLGFALGAMFVKATFAEDSKAVAEEMIWEIKKAFEESLDQQEWMDEETRHSAREKANAIYDLIGYPKFIMDPKELDKVFNDYEATPDLYYENVMQFINFSSRVAADQLRKPPNRDQWSMTPPTVNAYYSPTKNVIVFPAGILQSPFYTRNYPRALNFGGIGVVVGHELTHAFDDQGREYDKDGNLRPWWKNSSVEAFKQRAECMIEQYSNYSIHGEAINGRHTLGENIADNGGLKAAYRAYQNWVRKNGAERTLPALGLTNDQLFFIGFAQVWCSVRTPESSHEGLVTDSHSPSRFRVIGTVSNSREFSEHFQCPPGSPMNPLQKCEVW
- the ECE1 gene encoding endothelin-converting enzyme 1 isoform X1; this translates as MEVLRDALHHLAFQMSTYKRATLDEEALVDSMDGDLDSNRIQVNFRGSRGSKNCWAKRTPVEKRLAGLAGLLLAGLLACIVFLLVQFQNRPCLTESCISVTSSILSSLNRNVDPCEDFFAYACGGWVQANPIPDGHSRWGTFSKLWEHNQGILKHLLENTTAVMSSEAERKAQHYYQSCMNETKIEELKAKPLTDRIQKLGGWNISGSWTERDFNETLLEVHAHHHIAPFFSIYVGANSKNSSSNIIQVDQSGLGLPSRDYYLNKTQNEKVLAGYLDYMVQLGMLVGGRDEASTRQQMQEILDFETSLANLTIPQEKRRDEESIYHKTTAGELKSLAPAVDWMPLLEAFFSPTEINESEPVVVYAREYLEQVSSLILQTDKRILHNYMIWHLVRKGATLLDQRFQDAEEKFMEIMYGSKKTCLPRWKYCITDTDINLGFALGAMFVKATFAEDSKAVAEEMIWEIKKAFEESLDQQEWMDEETRHSAREKANAIYDLIGYPKFIMDPKELDKVFNDYEATPDLYYENVMQFINFSSRVAADQLRKPPNRDQWSMTPPTVNAYYSPTKNVIVFPAGILQSPFYTRNYPRALNFGGIGVVVGHELTHAFDDQGREYDKDGNLRPWWKNSSVEAFKQRAECMIEQYSNYSIHGEAINGRHTLGENIADNGGLKAAYRAYQNWVRKNGAERTLPALGLTNDQLFFIGFAQVWCSVRTPESSHEGLVTDSHSPSRFRVIGTVSNSREFSEHFQCPPGSPMNPLQKCEVW